The Cupriavidus necator N-1 DNA window ACCGGTGCGATCGGCGCGCGCCAGGGCAGCAGCGTGGCGCACACGCCGGCAGCGGCTGCGGCGGCAGCGGCGATCCAGCCGCGCTTGCTGCGCTGGTTGCCGGGCCTGGCCTCGGCCAGCGCCAGGCGGATGCGATCGGCGCTGAAGGGCGGCGCGCGCAGGCGCACGCCGGTGGCGTCGTAGATGGCATTGGCCACGGCCGCGGCGGCGGGCATGGTGTCGGTCGGGCTGGCAGCCAGCGCGTCATGCGTGGCGAGCGTGCCGGCCAGGCGGATTTCCGGCAGGGTGCTGCCCGGCACGGCTGGCAGCGTCTGGCTGGCAGGTGGCGCTTCGGCCGGCCAGGTGTCGAAGGCGGGCGTGGCCGACGTCAGCTGCAGGGCGGCATCGGCCACGGCCTGCTCCAGCGAGCGCGCGGACGGCGCGGCTTGTGCGCGCGGCAGCGATTCACTGTCATGCCCCACCGTCACGCGCGTGACCGCCAGCTCGCCGGTGGTGCCGTCGACCTCGACCTCGGCCACCCATGCCGACCAGGTCTGCCCGGCTTCGTGATCGACGGTGTTGGCATAGGCAAAGCCGCGGCCGCGCTGCACGTTGCCGGCCGCTGTGTTGGCGCGGGGCGCGGCCGACGTCCAGCCGGCACGCTCGGACACTTGGCGTACCAGGGCTGTGCCGCGCGCATCGTCGAGATGCGCCATCCGCAGCGCGACCGGGTCGGTGCCGGAGTCGGCGGCAAGCTCGTCGAGATGGGATTCCCGGGCGAACACCTGGGCCCGGGCTGCCGCCAGTGGCGCCGCATCGGACGCGGCGGCGCTGCCTGTCGAGACCAGGTCGACATGCGGGATGCGATAGGGCGGCATGGCGGTGTCGCCTGCGTGGCCGGCAGCGATGCTGTTCGCCACGGGCGATGCCGTATGCGTCAGCCACAGCGCCAGCGGCACGGCCGGGGCTGCGGTGCCCGCCAGTGTTGCGGCGTAGGCTTCGACGGCGGTGCCGGCCAGCGCGGTGTCGACGCGCACATCGAGCACGGCATCGGCAAGGCCTACATCGGCCGCACACAGCCGACGCATCACGGGCAGTCCGGCGGCGTGGGCCAGCAGCGCCGCGTCGGCGGCGGCGTGCGGCGCGAGCAGCGCGGGGTCCGCGCGGTCGTCGGGCGATTGCCAGCAGGCCAGCACCACCTGTTGCGGCGCGATGCCCAGCAACGCGGCAAGCTCGGCGCGCAGCGCGCCAGGGCGCGTGCTTGGCAGCCACACGGTCAGCTTGCCGTCGCGCCAGTCGGCGACGGCCGTGCAATACGCCTCAGCGTGGGTGCCGGCCAGGGGCCACTGGTAGTGCTGCGTGTGGCGCGCATCGGCGCCGGCCAGCACCGCATCGGCATTGCCGCGCTGGGCCAGCGTGAGGCGCGCTACCGGCGCGTCGTCCGCGCGGGGCGGGGCGGACCATCGTGCCTGCAGCGCATGGGTTGCGGTGGTGGCCTGTGCGCCGGAAGCCGTTGCCATGCCGGCGAAATTGTTGCGGATGACGACCGCGCGCACGCCCGGCAGCGCCAGCGCTGCCTCGCGCTCCGCGCCCAGCAGGCGCGCCGTCAGCGGCTTGCCGTCGATCCAGCGCAGGCCTGGCGGTGTCAGCACCCGGGCAACCAGGCAGTCGGCGGCGGGCGGCGGCATGCTGCCCGCGACCGCGGTCGGGGTGGCCTGTGGCACGAGCCCTTCGTTCACGATGCCGACCCCTCGGCCGCCTGCCGTTGCAGCACCGCGGCCCGTTGCACCGCGCGCACGATTTCCACGTGGGTGCCGCAGCGGCACAGGTTGAAGCGCAGCGCCTCGCGGATCTGGGCCTCGTCGGGATCGGGGTTCTGCGCGAGCAGCGCCTTGGCGGTCATGATCATGCCATTCAGGCAATAGCCGCATTGCGCGGCCTGCTCATCGATAAATGCTTGCTGCACAGGGTCGGGCTGCGCGTCGGTGCCCAGTCCCTCCAGCGTGGTGACGGCGTGCCCGACCACGGCCCTGACCGGCAGCACGCAGGCGCGTGCGGGCATGCCGTCCACCAGCACCGTGCAGGCGCCGCACTGGCCCAGACCGCAGCCATACTTGGGCCCGTTGCAGCACAGGTCGTTGCGCAGGATGTAGAGCAGCGGCGTGTCAGGGGCCACGCTCAGCGTGTGCTCGGCGTGGTTGACTTGCAATGTCAGGGGGCGGGGCGTGTTCATCGGGGACTGGGGGCGGTTTGAACATCACGCATCGCTGCGCCGCGCCCCTTCGATGAGGGGCTGCGGCGGGCAGGGTTGGTCAGGCGTCAGGCCGCTGCGGACAGCGTCCCGGTCCCGGCCGACACCAGCGGCACGTTGAAGACATCGTAGCCGAAACACCAGTCGGGGTTCTCGTTGCCGCGCAGCCAGGTGTTGTTGTGCGAGACCAGCTGGACCTTGCTTGCGCGCTCGTTGCGGTTCGCTTCATACAGCGCGAATGCCGAGGCGAAGTCGTCCACGCCGGTCTCGGTGAAGCAGCGCGTGAGCATGGCCGCATCCTCGATCGCCATCGCGGCGCCTTGTGCCATGTGCGGCTTCATCGGGTGGCAGGCGTCGCCGAGCAGCACCAGGCGGCCCCGGCTCCACAGCGGCAGCGGGTCGCGCTCCAGCAGCGGCCACTTGGTCACTTCAACGGTGCCTTCGATCAGCGACTGCACGCCCTCATGCCAGCCGTCGAACGCGGCGCGCATTTCCTCGATGCTGCTCGGCACCCAGCTCTTGCTCATGTCCCACTCGGGCTCGGGCACGCCGGTGACGTAGTAGATCTCGTCGAGCTTGCTGGTATCGAAGTAGACCATCATGTGGCGGTCGTCGGTCCACCACTTGGTGCAGCGCTCATGCGTGAAGCCCTTGACGCGCGCGATCGGGAACACCGCGCGGTGTGCCACGTAGCCCGTGTACTTGGGCGGCTCGGCGCCCAGCAGCGTCTCGCGGATGCGCGAGTTGACACCGTCCGCGCCGATCACGATGTCGGCCTCTTCGACCGTGCCGTCGGTGAAGCGCAACTGCACCACGTCGCCCTGGTCGGTGACGCTTTCCAGCTTCTTGTTGAAGAACAGCGTGTCGGGCGCCACGGCGTCGGTCAGCAGCTTGTGGAAGTCGCCGCGGTGCACGGTCAGGTAGCTGGCACCGTAGTGGCGCTCTGCGTAGTCGCCCAGCGGGATCTGCGCGATCACCTCGCCGGTCAGGCCGTCGCG harbors:
- a CDS encoding FAD-dependent monooxygenase; the encoded protein is MQGKPRIAVVGAGLGGTAAAALLQRAGFQVRLYEQAPAFSRLGAGIHVGPNVTKIMRRIGIEDALNDMGCHPDYWYSRDGLTGEVIAQIPLGDYAERHYGASYLTVHRGDFHKLLTDAVAPDTLFFNKKLESVTDQGDVVQLRFTDGTVEEADIVIGADGVNSRIRETLLGAEPPKYTGYVAHRAVFPIARVKGFTHERCTKWWTDDRHMMVYFDTSKLDEIYYVTGVPEPEWDMSKSWVPSSIEEMRAAFDGWHEGVQSLIEGTVEVTKWPLLERDPLPLWSRGRLVLLGDACHPMKPHMAQGAAMAIEDAAMLTRCFTETGVDDFASAFALYEANRNERASKVQLVSHNNTWLRGNENPDWCFGYDVFNVPLVSAGTGTLSAAA
- a CDS encoding c-type cytochrome, with translation MPPPAADCLVARVLTPPGLRWIDGKPLTARLLGAEREAALALPGVRAVVIRNNFAGMATASGAQATTATHALQARWSAPPRADDAPVARLTLAQRGNADAVLAGADARHTQHYQWPLAGTHAEAYCTAVADWRDGKLTVWLPSTRPGALRAELAALLGIAPQQVVLACWQSPDDRADPALLAPHAAADAALLAHAAGLPVMRRLCAADVGLADAVLDVRVDTALAGTAVEAYAATLAGTAAPAVPLALWLTHTASPVANSIAAGHAGDTAMPPYRIPHVDLVSTGSAAASDAAPLAAARAQVFARESHLDELAADSGTDPVALRMAHLDDARGTALVRQVSERAGWTSAAPRANTAAGNVQRGRGFAYANTVDHEAGQTWSAWVAEVEVDGTTGELAVTRVTVGHDSESLPRAQAAPSARSLEQAVADAALQLTSATPAFDTWPAEAPPASQTLPAVPGSTLPEIRLAGTLATHDALAASPTDTMPAAAAVANAIYDATGVRLRAPPFSADRIRLALAEARPGNQRSKRGWIAAAAAAAAGVCATLLPWRAPIAPVAPPEAGFYSAATLERGRLVAAAGDCAVCHTAPGGVKNAGGLPLETPFGTVYSTNITPDVQTGIGNWSFAAFERAMREGIHRDGRRLYPAFPYTAFAKISDGDMQALYGYLMSAEPVKSEVPQTQLAFPFNVRPLLAGWNLVFHRNERFTPDPSRSAQWNRGAYLAEGLGHCSACHSPRNALGAEQGGRQYLTGGSAEGWEAPPLSALSHAPLPWTEAALFTYLRGGYAPHHGAAAGPMAPVVEELAQLPESDVRAIAHYVASFGTPPPSPTVLAAQAAQIEQRSAQAARTLGGPGERLYQSACAVCHQSDQGIAQFGVKPSLALNTNLHSKLPDNVIQVLLQGMPAPPNSELGAMPAYADTLDDQQITQLAQYLRARFAPDKPAWQDLENTVARLRAMPAH
- a CDS encoding (2Fe-2S)-binding protein is translated as MNTPRPLTLQVNHAEHTLSVAPDTPLLYILRNDLCCNGPKYGCGLGQCGACTVLVDGMPARACVLPVRAVVGHAVTTLEGLGTDAQPDPVQQAFIDEQAAQCGYCLNGMIMTAKALLAQNPDPDEAQIREALRFNLCRCGTHVEIVRAVQRAAVLQRQAAEGSAS